DNA sequence from the Coffea arabica cultivar ET-39 chromosome 11c, Coffea Arabica ET-39 HiFi, whole genome shotgun sequence genome:
CCAAGACTCTGATATGATCCAGTTGGGTTATTGTTTGAGTCATCGATATCGGCATCCGCGAATCCTTCCATGAAACCTGGAGACCTTAAAGAGAATTCCATAGTATATGCACCACCAACGGGATCAAAATCACATTGAACGTTGACATCATGATTAAGCTGCATCATGTTCCCCGTTGTTGACTCCATTTTTTCTCCAGTCACTGCTAGCGGGTCATTGTTCTTTGGTGTATCCAAATACTGCCAAGTACTCGTACCGGTTGCTTTCATGTCCCGCGCTTCGCAATTAATTGTCGAATTAAATGGTAAGTTTTCTCCAGTTAGACGAGCAGCACTTGACATGGCGAATGTGTTATCTGAAAAATGCAATGTAGAGGTTGGAGACTGAAGGCTTCCAATGGCAGTACTGAAAAAGCCATTGGCGTTCTTTGTTGTTGTCCATGTCCTTTGCCATGCTTTGAGTATATCAAGACAATGAAAATAATGCTTTTGTACCATTGGCTCCAATGGTGTTACTAGTGGTGAAGCTAATGCTTTTGCTAGTGGTAATTGAGCTGAGGCTGGAGGGCTGAGATGAGAATGATTAAAGGCGGTGGACAACGACAGCAGTTTGGACTCGCGAACAAGCCTGGATTCTGCTTCAAGACGAGCACTCTCCCATTGAGCCATGTGACTGAGGTTGGCGGTGTCTTTTTGGTGAGCAGAGCCGAGGGCGTTGGTCTTTGGCCTATGAGTTGATGGATCAATTCCCATCTTGGTTAGTCTCTTCTTCAAATGTGTGTTCCAGTAATTCTTTATCTCGTTGTCTGTCCTCTTTGGGAGGTGAGTTGCTATGGCTGACCATCTGTATCAATATCAACCAATATAAAGAATAAGTgctgtataaaaaaaaaaacaaatctgAGTAATTACTTTTTCACCTGTTAAAAGTTTTGGCAAAGTCACTATCCATCTATAACATAAGGATGGATATACCCAAAACTCAGGTCTtgttaggattgcatttttttttatagaaaaattactgtaatgatttaatatatgaaaaataaaaagataattcgaaaatatattcacgaaaaacgtaacaatttgaaattcaaattactGTCCAAACAAGGCGTTAGTGTTTGAAAAttgtgtaattttcaaaatcaCAACGTCCACCACTTCGCAATTTTAGAGAGATACTTGTGGTAAGCATTTCTTAATGAGTTTGCTCGTTActaagaaaatttctcaaaccttcaaagataaaaaaaaataccaacTTGTATAGAAACCGGTGGGtaaaaaaattcctttttaCCGGTTTCCAAGAAGTGCATGGAGTTGAATAATGGTCTGATCTTCTTGCGAACTGAATTTTCCCCTCTTGATATCAGGCCTTAGATAATTAGTCCACCTTAGTCTGCAGCTCTTGCCACATCTCTCCAGCCCTATTCACAACCACATTGCAAAAGTTTTCAGCACAAAAGGAAATTAAAGGAAATTCAGCCCTACGTAAGGTGACGGGTGCAGGTAGATGATTTACCAGCTTTTGCTGGGAGAGCTCGCCAGCTGCTGTGGCCATGTTGTTGTTCGATGTAAGACAAGAGCTTTTGATCTTCCTCAGGTGTCCACGTCCCTTTCCTTAATCCCAACTTCTCGCAGCATGGTGACCTTCCCATTTTTAGAGCACTTATATGGAAACTTTCTAGCCAATTCCTCACAGAAGTGGATTCTAATCTAGCCTGTAGCTAGCAAAGTGAGGAAGACAATGTCCAAAGTGAGGAAGTGAGAGATATATGGAGACGTTGCCTTAGTGCTTAGACAACACAGCGACAATATATAAGGCAAAGAATTAAACGCTCGACAAGACCGAGGCGTAGCAAAATGTCGCGTGACAAGTGGGAATCCAGCGCCACAACTGACTTGACGTAGCTATTTATCTGAATGAACCAATGCTGATAATACACGCACACTTGATTGCGGTTTTCGCCGGAAAATTACATCATTTTTCGTGATCATCAATACTTTACATCGTTTTTCGTTATCATCAACGCCTTGCTATGTGATAATGAATGGGTTTTTTCATTGAAAGATTGACTAATAGATACTTCTTGTTATAACATATCTTAATCATAATCAACTTATCATATGATTAcatattaaaaattattatttttcttacaTAAATATACTTTTCTTAATTAACATTTCTTTTCTGAAGATTTAACTTCTTAATTATCTACATCATCTTACCGAGTACTTATTAAGCATCCGTAGGCAGATGCACAATAAATATATGATACAGGCACAAGTAGTAACGTAATTAAAGCAGGCTAAGTGATTCTAAACGCATGTTTCAAAAACTGAGAATCGAAGTTGCAGAGCAGAAAAACTGTCACGTACATCTGGTGTTTGATATAAATTGTTTTATATTCAGATGTATGCGAAGTGATAATCGAAATTGACTCAAAGCCAATGCGCCTCCGCAAACCCACAAGAGCTAAACGGTGGAaacccttttcccttttttgctCCGTGAAGCAATGAGAAGCCTACGAGGCCATCTTTGATCTTTGTGGTCTAGGTGCATCAAGAATCTAGCCAGTGCAGGATTACGTACATATTGCTATGACAGAACTTCCAGGCAAGCTTAGGTGGTAAGTCAGGTATGGACTCGGAAGGTGACGTGACAATCATCATCCTAAATATTGGACATAATCTACAAACTAAAACAGTATTTACTCATACTTCTatgataagtttttttttttttttttttttgtaccttAACTTAAGGATACAGGACAAGGGcacccaagaaaaaaaaaagcaggaaGGGATAGACCCTCTATGAAAACTCTGAAATTATCTCCTTCGATTGCATACATTTTTGCAGGCATAAAATTACAGTACCcatattaaaaaaatgtaaGTATTATTACAATAacaatgtgttttttttttttatttttagaaatCAATCTTTGCTATACAAAACTCAAAGCGAAACATCTCATTGCTTAACTTCCGAAGCAATTCAAACAATGACAGTTGCTAAGAAAGCTGTCTCCTAGGGTCCGTTTGGTTCACAGACTAGATGAGATGTAATGACTCATCCTCAGATTATTAATCCTGAGTTGAATCATCTTTAGATCAACAATTCAAATTATCTAGTGTTTGATTGGTTCTGAATTGGACATAATATGTTAAAAAATAATACTATCCTATGTTTGATTGGAGATAAGATGAGGTAGAATTACTATTTTAATAATCAAAGCAccccttaatttgcatattttttaataaaataatttaatattttataaaatattaataaaaaattcaataaaaaatttaatattcaTAACTTTTATTAAAATAGAGTAGTTTGAAACTTTAGAATTATAAAGTAAATCAAGGgttttgatatataaaaatttgcatTCACTTAAGCTCAACCCATTTGGTCCCTTAAAAATAGATTTTGACTGAGTTTTTAAACCTAAATttgaaatccaattaaataatgggCCAAGTTTTGGCTAAGTCAGAGTTAAATCAATTAAGACATAACCCCTTTAAGAGTTTTACATGAGCTAAACTCAAGCCAATATAGAAAACTTTTCTTTGGACCGAACGTGAACTTTTTGAAGTCCTCATTCACACAACCCAATTGATAGAATTGTGTATTTATATAGAATTTGGTTAAGAAAATAATCTTAGTAAGGGTAATTTAGTCCAAGATCAATATAGTCCTTTTATTATGATGTTAGTAtgggcaaattagtcaaaattttaaattagtcAAATGGACCATACTAATTAGGGataaattagtcaaaaattttaaaataatgggtcggggcaaattagtcaaaaaatttaatataattAGTATGGGTGAATTAGttcatttattattatattattatgtTAGAGTATAGTTATATAATAGTCCGTATGAATCTGTATCATTCACAAGGGCAAATTAGTTTGTTATGTTGGTAGTGAGGGTATattagtcaaaaaaaatttaaaattaattagtAAGAGTAAATTAGTCCATTCATATTATATTATCGTATGGGAGTACAGTTATATAATTATGAgagtataaatttatattatttgtaagaataaattagtttaaaattttatcatcttATCTGTTAGTTATCCTAGAATGACTGATACCACCTCCTCCatggaattattttattccaTGAATAGAGGATTAATTTGGTTACTTGGGATGTGTTATTTCATATGTAAAATGCAACCAAATATAACATGACACGTGATGATTAATTCAATCTTGTGTCATCTCATGAACCAAATGGATCCTTAAAGTATTATGTTCCGTAAGTATGTCTCATTTGCTACATCAACTATAGCTTATAAATTTTACAGAGTGTATGTCAATTTAGCCTTTCAAATGGACCAAAATTAATGTCAAGCATCCACATGAGAAAGTCTCAACATCTCAAACAGgcaaaaaaaatctcaattaaGTCTCTTGAACAAGAAAATTTATACTAATTACGCTATTCAGAAGGGACTGGCAGAGTGGTTTTCACAGAATCATTGAAAGGCTAATTAAATGGTTTATTGGTGATCAAAGTTTTGTTTAGCCAATTTGGCTTTGCTAATTTTGTTGATCAGCCTAACCAAAGTAACATCCAAGTGGTTCTAGTCAACTCAAATAAACAGGTGTTATTTTCGAGCTGGTTATTCATTTCTTGGTTGAACGTTTTATGATTAGTCTCTTCAAATTTGACTGACAATTTAATGGCACTAATTTGGCTATAACAACTCAAGTTGGACTTATCTACAATTGGGCTTTattgttattcttttttttttataaactaTATTTCATTAATGAAATTTCCAGAAAATAGGTAGGAGCATAAACTGAAACATTCTGGAGCTACAAAGATAGTTATGAAATCGTTAGCACCGCATAAAAACATTCCTCCTAGAGTAGCTGTTAATACGAATAAGAGAAACGTTGCTATTCCTGGATCCAGAGGTGAATATGTTCGATGGAATAATTTCTTAGATGTATTACTGCATCCCCAAGGGTTAGGTCCACTTTTTACAGGTCAGTGGAATCTTTATGCTCAAAACCCCGATTCAGGTAGTCATTTATTTGGGACCTCTCAAGGAGCAGGAACTGCCATTCTAACGCTTCTCGGGGGATTTCATCCGCAAACACAAAGTTTATGGCTGACTGATATTGCCCATCATCATTTAGCTATTGCATTTATTTTTCTCGTTGTTGGTCATATGTATAAAACTAATTTCGGGATTGGGCACAGTATGAAAGACCTTTTAGATGCACATATTCCTCCGGGGGGACGATTGGGACGTGGACATAAGGGTCTTTATGATACAATCAATAATTCGCTTCATTTTCAATTAGGCCTTGCTCTAGCTTCTTTAGGTGTTATTACTAATGATAGAAATTAAATCACACATCCgaaaaaactaattaaaaaagTTTTACTATGAGCTCCAAACATATTCAAACATCAAAATAGAACATTATAGCCCCATGTTTGTTTTAATCCGTCAATCTCGGAATACTCCAATTCCAGAGAAATAAGTACATTTTCTTTGTCAGTTGGGCTAGGATCCCACTCTtataaaagagaaaatgaaaccTCAATAGCAAATTTCACTGATTGGGACAAATGTTTAATACCAATTTATTTTTCGAGCAAATGCCTATAAAATTCTACCCCTCCTGCTCGTACAAATACGGGTGCAATTGCTCAGTCGCTATCCTCCTTCAGAGCACCGTTACCAATTAATTATTTGGTAGATAGTTTGGATTTATACATTCAATGGTAGTAATAATATTGGCAGCAAATGTTTGGTAGTAAAAATATTGCCAGCAAATGTTCATTCGCTATCGTCCTTCAGAAAACTACTGTTACCAGTACATTATTTAAGTTCCCATTTAGATTGCTAGCTTTTTAGgaaaaattcttgaaaaattcTCCTGACATGTTTTCTTAGTTATATATTTTATCTCAAGTATATCACATCTTTAGAGTTCATATTTTCCTACTAGAAAAACTCTCAAAAACGAGATGATTGCACCGTGTAATGAAGCTAATCAGTAGCGATGACCATGCATGCATATTTtttactacagtaattatttagGAACAAGCATGAATTCTTACAAGATTGTTCTTTTTTAATTAGGCGAATCTAAAACTTTTGACAAATAAACCTTGTCAAATCTACGGAGATAGAAAAGTTTCAGTGTCCTCTTTTAACGGCGGGCTGTTATTCTATCAATTTCTCACATCTGGAAATTCTGATATTGTTTGCAGTTCAAGTTGTACAGTGGCTGGAGAGAAATGGAAACTTATCTGCTGTTTGGGATTCTGAGCCGTACGTACTGTTTTGCATagtatataaaattataaatatgTTTCCTGTTTAGTCTGATTGTTGTATTGTGTGTTATTACAAGCATACATGCCCTgctatccttttttttaaaataaataaataaatttgtttctCTTTTGCGTTAAAGGaaagaaacgaaaagaaaaagatatctGAGTTGTAGAATTGGAACTAAATTTTCACTAATGCTATTTACTCAATCCTCTAAAATCTATTATGACCATTTGGTCCTTCAAGTTTTATTTTAGTTTCGTCCAATATAATTCTCTAAATTTCTATGTCGACCTATTTTACGTTAAGCACATATGGAAAATTTTTTCAATCCCTTTGTATAAATACATCGATATGAAAAGGGTCCCAAATGTTTGTTCTCCACTTACCCCGCGCTGTCAATGTACAACATCTTTGCCTTCTCGTGTTTCGCCATTAAGCTACAGTAACACCTTCAAGCAAATTAATCACAAATTGTACTACTGTTTACACCCAACATCATAATtgttcgttttttttttcttttgaacaaCCGCATTAAATTTGTCCCCTTCTGCTCAACATTAATTCGATGAACTATAAAATTGATCAGATGGTGCTGAAACCAGACTGCCTACGACGGAACTTGCAAAGATCATTTGGAGCATCGATAATAATAGACTAGCTTCAAGTTGAATTTAATTGGTGGTATAAACTCTCGTTATGATATcacatatatttcttttctattttcattAGGATAATCCACGTAAGGATGAAGTTGAACCTAGTTCTAATGACTTCATGCAGTTATatattgataagaaaattttattCTACGTTGCAAATTATTGTTTACACGAAAATTAAGGAACAGGGTTTGGTGGGGCTGGAATTGGAAAGGGATATACTGCTATGGATTTGCTATATCGGGACAAGATGCTTTTTTTGGTCTATGTATTAGAATTgtgaaagggggggggggggggggggggatagTCACAGCTTCATGGGATATATAATAATATTAAGGAACCCCTTcgctttcttgtttcttttactACATTGGCACAACTTATTTGGTGACTGGATTGAGCTGACTCCTTCTGTAGCAacagtgattgaaaaatatacatatatatatatatatatattcaaagcTGCTTTAACTTTCTCTTAAAACAATGGCCCGAATTAATATTTGAATCAAAACgcagggaaaaaagaaaaagaaaagtgcagAATTGAGCTGGAGATGACATGCACAAACAGTTGGAGTTTAATATATTTGCGTATAATTTTGTGGTTAACCAAAAATATAGTATCAGTtgaagtaaaactagggttaaAGTAGTGTTCAATTTAAGTGAAGGTAGCTGAACTTTGGTAAACACAGTCAGAAAATGTGTCTCGATCGAATCTGCCGTACTATCTAAAAGGAGATGAGTGATAAacatatattttggacgtttaCCATATCTAAACACAGTAGTGCTATAatgctatatatatatggtaGGCGATTACCAAATGTACGTACTCATTTGAGGATCGGAGGGCCAAAGATCTTATGTTTTTCAATTGTAGGTAATGATCTTCCAAGTTTTAATTGGAAGATTTTGACGCATTCTTAATGGATGAATCTTTTTGATAATATTCGTTCTTAATCCTGCAACCCAATTTCTCTTCTCATAGTTGTGTCTTAGTTTGTCTACCTCTCCTCGTTGTTACGCAACAtggccatatatatatatgtatatcatGCGAATTAGGCCAGTACTTTAACAATATAATTTCTCTTCTCGTAAATGCATGCCCATCTCTGTAACAAGTCTTCCCCATCTCAATCCTCTACAAGGTGTAGTTCAAGTTGGGAGATAGGAGTGTTCCGAAATAAAATAGAGTAATCGGCACACATGTATAGTTACGTTGGGTTCTATTTGCATTTGGTGAAATCTAATAGTACATCTTAATTAAACCATTCGATGAGGACTCGGATTTTAATGTGTCcagaattattttattttatttttatcttactGTATTACGTTGGTATCTGCatttgttatattaatatttacgTCAATGTCTGCTTTGTATGGTACGGTTGATTCTTGTGGCTGCAGAAGAAGCTCCTGATCCTGTCGACTGTCACTTGTCAGGGAGGCTACTTGACATCAACTTTATAATGCTGCATAGCTTCAAGTCCCACCGATACAAAAATCTTTTACGTGACAAAAGGGTTCGTCTGGATTCCTTATTTTTGCAcctgtttttaaaaaattgtttttcacatttcaaatgctacagtaaatgtgtatttcaaaaacaattccaaaaacacccatatccaaacattatatcaaaaacaactccaaatatacaaatttaatatgtatatttcaatttatattaatataatataaattgaaatatataaattgaaatatgtaAATTGaatatataaattgaaatatacaaattgaaaattatacatttatatgttatatattat
Encoded proteins:
- the LOC113716241 gene encoding transcription factor MYB106-like, giving the protein MGRSPCCEKLGLRKGTWTPEEDQKLLSYIEQQHGHSSWRALPAKAGLERCGKSCRLRWTNYLRPDIKRGKFSSQEDQTIIQLHALLGNRWSAIATHLPKRTDNEIKNYWNTHLKKRLTKMGIDPSTHRPKTNALGSAHQKDTANLSHMAQWESARLEAESRLVRESKLLSLSTAFNHSHLSPPASAQLPLAKALASPLVTPLEPMVQKHYFHCLDILKAWQRTWTTTKNANGFFSTAIGSLQSPTSTLHFSDNTFAMSSAARLTGENLPFNSTINCEARDMKATGTSTWQYLDTPKNNDPLAVTGEKMESTTGNMMQLNHDVNVQCDFDPVGGAYTMEFSLRSPGFMEGFADADIDDSNNNPTGSYQSLGYRWGGDLEDNQKYWNNIVNEEISALGSPFF